The following coding sequences lie in one Chionomys nivalis chromosome 8, mChiNiv1.1, whole genome shotgun sequence genomic window:
- the Syce1 gene encoding synaptonemal complex central element protein 1, producing the protein MATRPQPLGVEPEGSAEQLYGPEGAGGQRGNTQKIEGLMEMVKKLQKVGSLEPQIEVLINRINEVQQAKRKASEELGEAQTVWDTLQKDLDSLLEEKARLKDIWNKKQETLKVLRLQCQEKESETQRKHSMLHECKERISFLNSQIDKEKDKLRQLRLEFEEQLEALMSQHKDLLEFHKPEHLANEICALDSSKEQLLKEEKLMEVKLEDVKHRLYALCGPEGPSTLPEGLFLRSHEAATALQLFKEENKKAEELLEAAAQHHQQLQQRCLQLQQKRQRLKEELEKHGLQILAQVQSMQDEGDSSQRMASPKPLGVREEKDQECPPSRT; encoded by the exons ATGGCCACCAGACCGCAGCCGTTGGGTGTGGAGCCCGAGGGATCAGCGGAGCAGCTCTACGGGCCTGAGGGGGCTGGAG GGCAGCGTGGGAACACACAGAAAATTGAAGGCTTAATGGAAATGGTGAAGAAGTTGCAGAAAG TGGGAAGTCTAGAGCCCCAGATTGAGGTCCTGATTAACCGCATTAATGAGGTTCAGCAAG CAAAAAGGAAAGCCAGTGAGGAACTTGGAGAGGCCCAGACTGTCTGGGATACCCTGCAGAAGGACCTGGACTCAT TACTTGAAGAGAAAGCACGTCTGAAGGATATCTGGAACAAAAAGCAAG AGACCCTGAAGGTTCTTCGGCTGCAGTGCCAGGAGAAGGAGAGCGAGACACAAAG GAAACACAGCATGCTACACGAGTGTAAAGAGAGAATTTCTTTCCTGAACTCTCAGATTGACAAGGAGAAGGACAAACTCAGACAACTGAG GTTGGAATTTGAAGAACAGCTGGAGGCTTTGATGAGTCAGCACAAGGACCTCTTGGAATTTCAT AAGCCTGAACATCTGGCAAATGAGATATGTGCTTTGGACAGCAGCAAGGAGCAGCTGCTCAAGGAAG AGAAACTGATGGAGGTAAAGCTGGAGGATGTGAAACATCGGCTGTATGCCCTGTGCGGGCCTGAGGGGCCTTCCACCCTTCCCGAGGGGCTCTTCCTCCGAAGCCATGAGGCAGCTACAGCATT GCAGCTATTCAAGGAGGAGAACAAGAAAGCTGAGGAGCTCCTAGAGGCTGCAGCTCAGCACCACCAGCAGCTGCAGCAGAGGTGCCTACAGCTGCAACAGAAACGGCAGAG GCTGAAAGAAGAACTGGAAAAGCATGGGCTACAGATCCTTGCTCAAGTTCAGAGTATGCAAGAtgaaggagacagctcacagaggATG GCCAGTCCCAAGCCCCTAGGAGTCCGTGAGGAGAAAGACCAAGAGTGCCCACCAAGCAGGACCTGA